Within Alcaligenes sp. SDU_A2, the genomic segment TCAATACCCACCTGAGCCCCATCCTGGGCTTTGAAGCCAAGAAGTAAGCTGTAGCTGGACACCCGGCCGCCGCTACCCATGCGGCAGCCGGCGGCCTGCACACCAGGCCCCCCTCCTTCCTAGGGCGAATTGATATTTATATTCCCCCCTGAACCCTGTACGGGGTAGACACCATGGAAAACACCAAAAAATTCGCATTGCTGAACCGCATGCTGTCCGGTGCCACGACCCTATCGCGCATCGCCATCTGGTTCGCAGGCAGCCTGACACTGCTCAGCGCGCTCTACATCACCGCCGATGTGCTGTTTCGCAAGTTCAGCGGCAGCTCGCTGGGCGGCTCGGACGAATTGTCCGGCTATGCCTTTGCCATCAGCATCTCCTGGGCGCTGTCCTTTGCGACCTTGCAGCGCGCCAATATCCGTATTGACGCCATCTACCAGCACCTGCCTGTGCGCCTGGCCGCCCTGCTGGACTGGATCGCGCTGGTCGCCCTGTCCGCCTTTATCGTGTACCTGACCCGCTACGGCGCTGATGTCGCCGGCCTGTCCTGGACCAATCAATCCACTGCCAACACCGCCCTGGGCACGCCGCTGTGGATTCCTCAGTTTCTATGGGTCGCGGGCCTGATCTGGCTATGCGTGGTTCTGGCGCTGATGCTGTTGCGCTCCAGCCTGGCCCTGATTACCGGCGACATCCACACCGTCCAGGCTGTCTGCGGCATCCGCAGCACCCAGGAAGAAGCCCTTGAAGAAGCCGAGGCCGGCCACCGCATGGTTCACGGAGACGCCAAATGATCGCCACCGCACTGACTCTTTTGCTCGTCCTGATCGGACTGAGCGTGCCCGTAGGTGCCGCCCTGGGCGTCCTGGGCCTGATTCTGGACCCGCTTTATTCCATGCTGCCGCTGACCGGTGCGCTGGGCGAGCTGTCCTGGGGTACCAGCAATGAATTCCTGCTGGTCGCCATTCCCCTGTTCATCATGCTGGGCGAGATCCTGCTGCGCTCGGGCATGGCCGAACGCATGTACAACGCCATGAGCCTGTGGCTGTCCTGGCTGCCAGGCGGTCTGATGCACGCCAATATCGGTGCCAGTGCTCTGTTTGCCGCCACCTCCGGCTCCAGCGTGGCCACTGCCGCCACCGTCGGCACCGTGGCCTTGCCGCAGATCAAAAAGCAAGGCTACAACGAACCCCTGTTCCTGGGCAGCCTGGCTGCAGGCGGCACGCTGGGCATCCTGATTCCGCCATCGATCAATCTGGTGATCTATGGCGTGCTGACCAACACATCGGTCCCCAAGCTGTATCTGGCCGGCATCATCCCCGGTCTGGCGATGGCCTTGCTGTTCATGCTGTCGATCGCCGCCGCCTGCCTGGTCAAACCCCAGTGGGGCGGTGCCAAGATCAAAGCCTCCTGGAGCCAGCGTTTTGCCAGCCTGGTTCACCTGGTCCCGCCGCTGGGCATCTTCCTGCTGGTGGTCGGCTCCATCTACGCCGGCGTGGCCACCCCCACGGAAGCCGCCGCGCTGGGCGTGGTGGGCGCGCTGATCCTGGCGGCGTTTTCCGGGCGCATGAGCTGGACCATGATCAAAGAAGTGCTGGAAGGCACCATGAAGGCCACGGCCATGATCATGCTGATCGTGATCGGTTCGGCCTTCCTGAACTTCGTGATGTCCGCCACCGGCCTGACCAATGCGCTGACCAGTGCCATCACCGGCCTGGGCGTCTCGCCCATGACCATGCTGCTGATTCTGGTGGTCTTTTACCTGGTGCTGGGCTGCTTCATGGAAACCCTGTCCATGATGATCACCACCATACCGATCGTGGCCCCCATCATGATCGCCCTGGGTTTTGACCCCATCTGGCTGGGCATCGCCATCATCATCCTGGTGGAAGTGGCCCTGATCACCCCGCCGGTCGGCTTGAACCTGTTTGTGGTCCAGAGCCTGCGCAAGAGCGGCAGCATGAACGACGTCATGATCGGCAGCCTGCCGTTCGTGATCATGCTGCTGTCCATGGTAGGCCTGCTGGCCATCTTCCCGGATCTGGCCCTGTGGCTACCACGCCTGTTCGGCTGATCCCGTCTTGACCCTTGATTAAACGAGTATCGCTATGCGTCTGACCTTTGAGCTGGCCCAGGCCACCCACACCGAAATCGTCGAAGCCGACCTGCAACACTGCATCGTAGCCGGCTGGGCCGGCCGCGATATGGCTGCCATCGAGCACCATATCGAAGAGCTGGCCGAACTGGGCGTGCCGCGCCCCAGCGCCGTACCGCTGTACTACCGCATCGCCGCCAACCAGATGGTGCAGGACGAGACCATCCAGGTCGTCGGTTCCGGCTCCTCGGGCGAGTCCGAAGTATTTGTCTTCAACCACCAGGGCCGCCTGCTGGTCAGCCTGGCCTCGGACCATACCGACCGCGTATTGGAAGCGCACAGCGTAGCCTTGTCCAAGCAAATCTGCGCCAAGCCCGTCGCCCGCGAAGCCTGGCTGTTCAGCGATGTCGCCGAGTACTGGGACGAGCTGGTGCTGCGCGCCTATATCCAGGAAGACGGTAAAGAGGTGCTGTACCAGGACGGCACACTGGCCAGCCTGAAGAACCCGCTGGAGCTGATCGAGGGCTACTTCCAGTCCACGACCATGCCCGCCGGCTACGGCATGACCTGCGGCACCGTCGGAGCCATCGGCGGCATCCGTCCGGCCAGCAGCTTCACCATGGAGCTGTTCGACCCACGCCGCCAGCGCAGCATCCGCCACACCTACGTGACGGACGTTCTGCCCGAAGTGGCCTAAACTGCCACTGAGTTCAGCCTTACTTTTTGAGAGTAGCCATGCTAGCGACCATTACCGAACTGCAACGCGCCCTGGACCGGGGTGAAACCACCTCGGTCGCCCTGACCCGCCAAGCCCTGGACCGCATCCAGGACGAAAACGGCGAAGGCGCAGCGACTTTTATCGAGGTCTTTGCCGAACAGGCTATGCAAGCCGCCCAGGCTTCGGACCTGCTGCGCGCGGCAGGACTGCGCCGGTCGCTGGTCGAAGGCCTGCCCATGTCGGTCAAGAATCTGTTCGACATTGCCGGCCACATCACCCTGGGCGGTTCGGCTGTCCTGCAAGATGCCGAACCGGCTGAACACCACGCAGCCATTGTAGATCGCCTGCTCAAGGCCGGTGCCATTCTGGTCGGTTCGACCAATATGACCGAATTTGCCTTTTCCGGGCTGGGCATCAACCCCCACCACGGCACGCCCCGCTCCGCCTGGGACCGCGACAGCGCGCGCATCCCCGGCGGCTCGTCGTCTGGCTCGGGCGTGGCAGTCGCGCAAGGCATGTCCGTTTTTTCCATCGGCACGGACACCGGCGGTTCTATCCGTATACCCTCGGCGTTCAACGGCCTGACCGGATTCAAGCCCACGGCCGAGCGCGTGCCCAGCGAAGGTGCCATGCCGCTGTCGCGCAGCCTGGATTCCAACGGCCCGCTGGCTGCGTCCGTGGAATGCTGCGCCATCGTGGATGCCATCCTGACCGATCAGCCCTACGTGCCGGTGGTGGCTCCGGCCTTGGAAACTTTGCGGCTGGCGGTGCCTGCCTCGTTCGTGTTCGATGGCATCGACGATACCGTACGTGCAGCCTTTGACCGTGCCATCGCTTTGCTGCGCGAACAAGGCGCGCAGATCGAAGAAATCGACATCCCTGAATTCGAGCAGTTGCCGCATATCAATCGTCAAGGCGGATTTGTTTGCGCCGAAGCCTGGTCGGTACACCGTGACCTGATCCAGGCCAAAGGCGAACAGTACGACCCTCGCGTCGCCTCGCGCATCATGCGCGGCAAGAACATAGACTGCGCAGACTATATCGAACTGCTCGATACCCGCCAGGCCTGGATTGCTGCCGTAGAAAGCCGCCTGGAACGATTTGACGCCGTACTGATGCCCACCGTCCCAGTGATCGCACCCCGCATCCAGGATCTGATCGAATCCGACGACCTGTATTTCGCCACCAATGGCCTGATTCTGCGCAATCCGACCCTGATCAACTTCCTGGACGGCTGCGCCTTGTCGCTGCCTTGCCATGCACCCGACGAAGCGCCTGTCGGCCTGATGGTGGCCGCGCCCGCCTACCATGACGAGCACTTGCTCGGTGTAGGCGCAGCTATCGAAAGGGTATTGCCGCTGCGCGGCCGCTGATCCCGTAAGATCGTTTCCAGCAGGACGGCCGCCCGGCCGTCCTTGTGCTTTCTGTCAGGAGTCCACCATGAGCTCGCCCGCGACCGGATCACACACCCGGACGGCCCTGTCATCCAGCGCTTTCCCACTGGCCGGCGTACTGATTCTTGTGCTGTCTTCCTGGGCGCTGTCGGGCCTGGACGCCAGCGGCAAATGGATCATGGGCTTTGGCGTGCCCCTGCTGGTCATGTGCTGGTTTCGCTACGTCGTGCATCTGGGGCTGGTTCTGGCGCTGGTGCTGCCGGTCAAAGGCCGGCGCGTGCTGCGCAGCGCCCGGCCCAAAGCACAGATTCTGCGCGGCACCGTCATGATGCTGGCGACCTTTTCGTTCTTTTCGGCCCTGCGCTACCTGCCGCAGGCCGAAGCCACGGCCATCAACTTCCTGGCCCCGTTGCTGGTGCTGTCGGTCG encodes:
- a CDS encoding TRAP transporter small permease subunit is translated as MENTKKFALLNRMLSGATTLSRIAIWFAGSLTLLSALYITADVLFRKFSGSSLGGSDELSGYAFAISISWALSFATLQRANIRIDAIYQHLPVRLAALLDWIALVALSAFIVYLTRYGADVAGLSWTNQSTANTALGTPLWIPQFLWVAGLIWLCVVLALMLLRSSLALITGDIHTVQAVCGIRSTQEEALEEAEAGHRMVHGDAK
- a CDS encoding TRAP transporter large permease; protein product: MIATALTLLLVLIGLSVPVGAALGVLGLILDPLYSMLPLTGALGELSWGTSNEFLLVAIPLFIMLGEILLRSGMAERMYNAMSLWLSWLPGGLMHANIGASALFAATSGSSVATAATVGTVALPQIKKQGYNEPLFLGSLAAGGTLGILIPPSINLVIYGVLTNTSVPKLYLAGIIPGLAMALLFMLSIAAACLVKPQWGGAKIKASWSQRFASLVHLVPPLGIFLLVVGSIYAGVATPTEAAALGVVGALILAAFSGRMSWTMIKEVLEGTMKATAMIMLIVIGSAFLNFVMSATGLTNALTSAITGLGVSPMTMLLILVVFYLVLGCFMETLSMMITTIPIVAPIMIALGFDPIWLGIAIIILVEVALITPPVGLNLFVVQSLRKSGSMNDVMIGSLPFVIMLLSMVGLLAIFPDLALWLPRLFG
- a CDS encoding DUF2848 domain-containing protein encodes the protein MRLTFELAQATHTEIVEADLQHCIVAGWAGRDMAAIEHHIEELAELGVPRPSAVPLYYRIAANQMVQDETIQVVGSGSSGESEVFVFNHQGRLLVSLASDHTDRVLEAHSVALSKQICAKPVAREAWLFSDVAEYWDELVLRAYIQEDGKEVLYQDGTLASLKNPLELIEGYFQSTTMPAGYGMTCGTVGAIGGIRPASSFTMELFDPRRQRSIRHTYVTDVLPEVA
- a CDS encoding amidase; the encoded protein is MLATITELQRALDRGETTSVALTRQALDRIQDENGEGAATFIEVFAEQAMQAAQASDLLRAAGLRRSLVEGLPMSVKNLFDIAGHITLGGSAVLQDAEPAEHHAAIVDRLLKAGAILVGSTNMTEFAFSGLGINPHHGTPRSAWDRDSARIPGGSSSGSGVAVAQGMSVFSIGTDTGGSIRIPSAFNGLTGFKPTAERVPSEGAMPLSRSLDSNGPLAASVECCAIVDAILTDQPYVPVVAPALETLRLAVPASFVFDGIDDTVRAAFDRAIALLREQGAQIEEIDIPEFEQLPHINRQGGFVCAEAWSVHRDLIQAKGEQYDPRVASRIMRGKNIDCADYIELLDTRQAWIAAVESRLERFDAVLMPTVPVIAPRIQDLIESDDLYFATNGLILRNPTLINFLDGCALSLPCHAPDEAPVGLMVAAPAYHDEHLLGVGAAIERVLPLRGR